Genomic window (Granulicella arctica):
TCTCTTATGAACGAATGCTCGAACGGGTATCTTTAGCGCCAGAAGCGTTTCGATGGCACTACTGCCCGTAGCTCCCGTTGCTCCGGTAATCAGAATCTTTTGGTTTGACATGGGTTTCTCCGTTCAAAGAAGGCAAGGAGCAAGCGACGTCTCTTATCGCCCAGACCAACAATGCCTAAACGAACGGTAGCTGAAGTGTCGACGGCCGCTGGGTCGGATAGGCAACGTTTTAGGACATTCGAGTGTGCAGAGGCATAAACTGAGCCTGGAGCAAATCGAATGCACAAAGTCGGTTTTATTGTGTTTCCTGGATTTTCCCCCATCAACTTCGCCGCCACGAGCGTATTCGAAACCGCAAATTGGCAAATTGGGAAGCCGGAGTACCAACTCACTCTTCTCTCAGAAGATGGTGGTCCGATCGCTACGTCTCTGGGGTCGCAGATTCAGACGGTGTCGTTCAAACGCCGCGCGTTCGACACAATCATCGTTGCCGGCGGCATCGAACCCCCAATCGCTACGCAAGGCTTGGCGAAGTATCTTCAATCGGCTATCCATCGGAGTCAAAGGATAGCTTCCATCTGTACTGGGGCGCTGGTGCTGGCCGAAGCGGGATTACTCGATGGTCGGCGAGCTACTACTCATTGGAACGCTGCAAGAGAAATGAAGCGCCGCTATCCAAGGATCGCCATGGAAGAAGATCGCATCTTTATCGCCGATGGACCGCTATGGACATCCGCTGGCATGAGCGCGGGCCTCGATCTCGCCCTCGCGATGGTGGAGAAAGATCTTGGTGTGGAGATAGCTCGGGCGGTTGCGAGAACATTGGTTGTCTATCATCGGCGTGCAGGCGGGCAGTCTCAGTTTTCGACGCTGCTCGATCTCGACGCACAATCCGATCGCATACAAACTGCTCTGACGTATGCCAAAAAGAATCTTAGCTCGCCCTTGTCAGTGGTCGGCTTGGCGAAGGCGGCGTTTTTGAGTCCGCGGCAATTCAGTCGAGTATTCCGAGAGGAAACAGGCAGGTCTCCCGCCCAGGCAATCGAACAGCTGCGCGTCGAGTCTGCTCGCTTGATGATGGAAAACGGACGTTTCTCCGCTGAGGAGATCGCCAGGAAGAACGGCTTCGGAAATCGAGAGCGCATGCGTCGGTCATTCCAGCGGGCGTTTGGATATTCTCCGCAGGCAATCCAGCGCAACATAGCCGTCTCTATGCAATAGCGATACCGGCGATGCATCGCTTTACTACCATCAAAGCCTTGTACTCCATTTTGGCTTGCACGCCCGAGCAGATAGAGGGAAACGTGCTAGGGTCATCGAATTTTCATCTTTCCTGTGTTCGGCAGTCTGGACAGTGCCTGTCTTGTTGACGACAAATCTCTAGTGCCGTATCGGCAGTGCTCCGCAGCGAGAATGCGTCTCGCTCCGACGCTGTCGGTGCGGAGCACTGCGGATACGGTGATTTGTACTAAACCTTGAGGGGATTTGGCAGGACAATTGCTTTCAGGGGATTCAATGCGTTGCTATCTCGAACGGATCGGTCTTGACTGTTTCGGAAGCGTCCTGACTGCAGCGGTGATGGTATTCGATTCGCAATTGTCCTGCCAAATGGTAATACGCTTTTACCTACCCGCGAAGCGGGTTTAGTACAAATCGCCAATGCACTCATCGAGACGCATTATTCTCTTCAAGTCGGCTTGTCGTCACGAATAAACTCGGCTCATGGCCGTATGAGCCAAATGGCTCCGGTTCAGCACCTCTACCAGCACCCTCATCTATTCGTTATTCTTCGTAAATCACTGGGTCGCCAAGAATTACTTGCACGCCGAAACGAAGACCTCTGCCGAACCTCAGTAGAGTCCGCCACTCGGGGATTGCTTCCCATAGGCCGACTTATGAGGACTAACACCTCTTGAATATCTTTGGCACCGGCCCCGGCCTCCTTATGGGGCGATGGACTGGATAACCTCGAAGAGGTTCCCCCAGGGATCGGCAAAGAACGCGACTCGGAGACCCATTGCGGGTACGTCGTGTGGCTCGCTGGCGACGGTCACGCCGCGGCGTTTCAATTCGTTGATCACAGCGTCCACGCTATCGACACTGAAACCGGGGTGATGCCATCCAGACATGTTGTAGCTGTCATGCAGATCTTTATAAGCGGGGCGTTCCGCCGCGCCCGGGCCGGCCATCAATTCAAAATGGAAACCATCGTCGCCGGCTGGATAGAGAAAGCCGAAGCTGAGCCCGGCTACGGACACTGTTTGCTTCGACCGAAAGTCGAGCTTGTCGGCATACCAGGCAACCGCTTCGTCAAAATCTGGCACGCGAATGGCTGCATGGTTGATCTTCAGAGAAGCGAGGGGGCTGGAGGCAGGTGGCGTGCTGAGTGAGGTCATTGTCTTTCCTTGGGGAATACCCTTGTCACGAAATTACAGCGCCTTCGTTTTGAGCCAGGAACGCATGGCTTCGGTCACTTCCGCCTTGCGTTCGAGAGGCAGCCAGTGGCCAGAAGGCCGACTGGTAACGGTAAGGTCCTGACACGCGTTTCGCATCGGCTCACCGAAACGGTTGTGGGTGATATCGCAGAGGCCGTCGAAGTCTCCGTTGATAAACAGCACCGGCTGGCGCAACCTGCCGCCATTCGGCGCCTCGTGCGCGTACGCGATGTTAATGCTGTCGTTCAAGTACCAGGAGTTTCCAGGTCGGAATCCCGTGATACGAAAGGCTCCGACCAGAGTTTCAAAGTCAGCGGAGGGCCAGAGTGCGTCATCAGGCTGCACGGTTGGAGCACGATGTGCCGATCCGAACCAACCTCCATTGCGCGTAATCATCGCAGAGCGGTACACGTTGCCCACGGATTCAGGATTCCCGCTGCGGTATATCGCCGCGAGGCTCGCCGGGATGTCCGCATCGAAGTCCGTGACCGTCCGATCGAAGTGGGTCAGGTAGAAGCGATAGTAGTCCCATTGTCCGTACGGATATTGATCGGCGGGATATAGCTGGCGGTCTACGAGCGGCAGGAGATTGGATAGCGCGAAGGCTTCTGGTATGTAGGGAACGGAGATAAAGACAACGCCGCGGCTTCGCTCGGAGTGATGTGCGGCCAGCGCACCGACAACCGGACTTCCGAGGTCATGCCCTACCCAGATGGCCGGGTTTCCACCGAGATGGTCATGCAGTTCGACCATGTCTTCCACGATCTCTTTCAGGGCATAGGCGTCCGGGGTGACAGGCGCAGTCGAACCACCATAGCCGCGCATATCCGGCGCAATGCAATGCCAGCCTTCGGAGGCGAAGGCCTCCATCTGCGCGCGCCAGACCAGGCCAATCTCGGGCCAGCCGTGAAGCAAGATCAACAAAGGCCCATCGGCAGGTCCAGCCTGCCAATAGTGCGTAGTGTGGCGTCGCGAACTGAAGGTGGTGTCCGTGAGTGGGGAGGATGTTGCCATCGCGAGCTCCTTTATGCAGGGTTCACCGTGCGCAGGAAATTCACGAGCTCTTCGCTGACTTCGGCGGAGGCCTCGTGTTGTATCCAGTGGCCTACATTTTCGAGTTCTAGGTTTCCGACGAGTCCAGGAAGCCCGGCTCGCAGCTTTTCGGCAGGGGGATAAAGCGCCCCCAGGCCGTCGGCCTTTCCGGAGATGTAAAACGACGGCTGGGTGATCTTCGCGCCTTTCCATGCGGCGGACAGATCGAAATAGAACTCGGCGGCACGATAGTAGTTCAGCGCACCGTGAAAGCCTGTGCGTTGGAATTCCGTCACGTTGTGCGCAAGGTAATCAGGCCGTACCCATGAGGGCAATGGCCCGGGAGCGGGACGGTGAAGACTGCGTCGAGGGTCCAGAGGGTTCCATCGCATATCAGTCGGAGCTGAACCCGAGGCCCAATACAACATTCCCGGAATTGTCACTGCAGCATCGGCCCAGATCTGATCGGCTTCCGGTTTCATCTGTTCGAACATGTAGAAGTCGTCTTCGTGACCTGTTGTCCGCATTCGCTCGAAGACGCTAACATCACCACGCGGAAAGTAAGGCACGGCCAGGCAGAACACAGCTTTGAATCGGTCGGGACGCATCATGGCGGCGTTCCACGCATGGGTTGCGCCCCAGTCGTGGCCCACGATCACAGCACTGGGAATCTTCAGAGCATCGAGGAGCCCGACCATATCGCCTGCCGTGTGCAGCGGCGTATATACGGTTGGATCTGTGGGCGCTGAACTGCGTCCGTACCCGCGCATGTCAGGCGCAATTGCTCGATAACCTGAGGATGCAACAGCGTTCATCTGCCCGCGCCACGTATACGCGGTGTCTGGAAACCCGTGGCAGAAGAGCACGGCTGGACCGTCCCCTATCTCTGTCACGTGCAGGGAGATGCCATTCGAGGCGATCTGATATTCCTTGAGCTCCATCACTCCTCCGCGCAATGAACTCATCCTAGACATTTGCTTGAACTAAAGCAAATGTGAATCAAAATGCTTTTGACACAGCTACTGCTGATGCGATGATATGAGCTATGCCGCTAGACCACGTTGATCGAGTCGTCCAACAATGGAAAGCTGAACGACCTGAGTATGACCTTGCTCCGGTTGAAATCATCGGGCGAGCGGGACGCATCATGGAGCATGTTGATCGCGCTCTTGAAGCGAAGTTCGAAGAGTTTCAAATTTCAAGGGCCTCCTTCGATGTTCTGGCTGCACTTCGTCGAAACGGAAATCCCTACAAGATGACACAACGCGATCTGATGCGCGGTCTTTTCCGCACATCCGGAAGCATGAGTCTCAGAATAGATGCTCTTCAGAAGCAAGGACTGGTGAAGCGGTCCCCTGACAGTGAAGACCGTCGCTCCGTCTTCGTCACTTTAACTGCCAAGGGTGTGGCCCTTCTTGAAGATGCCATTCCTGCACATCTTGAGAACGAAAGCAGCTTGGTCGGCGGACTTAATCGCGCTGAGAGGGCTCAGCTTATTGCCCTGCTGCGCAAATGGTTGGTCAGCCTTGAAGAGGAGGTAGCTCACGGTCGTCAGCTTTACCTTGGCATGACTCTGCTCGATTCCCGTGCGTCGACGAAAATGCGGCGAGCTGTTGGCCTGCCCGATATGCCGGGCCTACTCGTCAACAAGATTGCAGCGGGCAGCCGGGCAGAAGAGCTTGGCTTCCGCAAAGGTGATCTCATCACTTCCATTGAGAGGCAAGCTGTTACCTCTCTCGTGGACCTTCGTAAAATACTGAATCGTTCCGAACCAAAGACGAAAAGAGTTCGAGTGGTTCGCGGAGTCGAAACGCTGGAATTCAAGCTTGCGAGTTCCTCGATATAGGAAGTTTGATAACGCCGATGATGTTCCGCCCCGTAGCGAATATCGCTTGGTGCCGATAAACGTTAGTACCCTATCAGGGCTGCCCCGCGCACAAAGTTGGACCTGCTGGGCAGCCTGTCGGGGCAGTTTTGATAGGGTCGTTTGAAGGAAGCCGCTGGCGTGGCGGATGCGGGTGAGTGGCTATGGGATTTGAATGGGCCATCCCGGATCGGACAGCGTCTTTTCCTGATCTCCGCTAAGCCTCGAAGGCGTGGGATGTTGCGACGCGACCGTGGCAAGGATCAGTTCGGTCGCTGAGTCGGCCCGGCTCTGAGACTGTTTCGATAGGAGTGAGCGCAAGGATGCGTTGCGTGCGTGAGCACGGCTTGGGGCGACCGGGTTGAGAGCGGGCTTGGTCATGGCGGTTCAGGAACTATCGAGCCGGGGCATGATCTGTGCGGTCCTCAGCGGCACAGCCAGAAGCTGAAGACTCGTGAAGCGTTCGATCACACGCATGGCCTCTGAGCAGAGCGGACACTTGATCTGAGCTGTGGGCGCAGGCTGTGTCGACGGGGCGGCGGCGTTGAGCAGCAAGCGGCAGCGTAGCAGTGAAGCAGATCGCTTACGGTTGGCGAAGAGGCCGAAGTGACGGATGCGGACCAGGCCCTTAGGCAAGACGTGAGTGAGGAAGCGTCGTAAGAACTCGTCGGTTGAGACGGTCATCACCTTTTGCTTGCTGGCCTGAGCGTAGTCCTTCCAGCGGAAGGAGACGCGATCGTCCTTGAAGCTGACGAGGCGATGGTTCGAGATCGCGACACGGTGGGTATAGCGGGCAAGGTAGTGGAGAACGTGTTCGGCTCCACCGAAGGGCGGCTTGGCGTAGACGACCCACTCCTTCGTAAAGAGCCGCCGCAGGAAGCGCTGGAAGTGGTCCGGCGATGCGAGCTCCTGGAGCGAGCCATGGAACTGGAGCTTGCCCTGGAGCAGAAGCTGCTTGAGTTGGGCGGTGAACTTGCCGCGGAAGACGCGGCTGAGAACCCGGACGGGCAGGAAGAAGCGTGAGGAGGCCGTGATCCATCGGGAGCCGTCGAGTGCGAGGCCACCGCCCGGCACCACGCAGTGGACATGGGGATGATGCTGGAGGTTCTGGCCCCAGGTATGGAGCACGCTGAGCAGACCGATATCGGCTCTGAGGTGCTTCGGGTCGCGTGCGACTTCGAGCAGCGTGGCGGCACTGGAGCGGAAGAGCAGGTCGTACAGGAGCTTCTTGTTCTGCAACACGAGTACGGACAGCTCATGCGGCAAGGTGAAGACGAGATGGAAGTAGGGCACGGGCAACAGCTCGGCCGAGCGCGCGGCCAGCCATCGGTCGCGAGCGTTCGACTGGCACTTGGGACAGTGCCGGTTGCGGCACGAGTTATAGGAGACGGCCTGGTGTCCGCAGCCGGAGCATCGATCGCGATGACCACCGAGCGCTGCCGTGCGGCAACGGACGATAGCGTCCATCACCTTGCGGTGCTGCGGGGCGAGATGCGATCCATGCCGAGCGACGAAGCTGCTGCCGGATATGCGGAGGATGTCGGCCACCTCAAGGGTGGGCCGGCTCATCGCTTCGCACGCCTCCTTGAAAGCCTGGCCTCGGCCGAAGTCGAGACCGTGAGCGCCTCGATGGGGCTGGGAACGGCTTGCAGATGCCGGCGCGACAGATGCAGATAGACCGTCGTGTCGGCTAGCTTGGCGTGTCCAAGCAGGACCTGGATGGTGCGGAGATCGGCGCCGGCCTCCAGCAGATGCGTTGCGTAACTGTGCCGAAGCGTGTGCGGCAAACACGCTTCGTGATGCCGGCCGCCTTCGCCGCGTTGGTCACGGCGATCCACGCGACCTTCGTGGTGACGGGCACGTCGGCCCGCCAGTTGTTCTCCATGCCCGGAAACAGGTAGGTCTGGGGCTTCATCCAGCGCCAGTACTCGCGCAGGATGGTCAGCAGCTTCGGGCTCAACGGAACATCGCGGTCGCGTCCACCCTTGCCCTCGTGAATGTGCAGCACCATGCGTTCGCTATCGATGTCGGCGACCTTGAGCCGGCACAGCTCGGCCCGGCGTACGCCGGTCGCATAGAGCGTCATCACCATCGCACGATGCATCAGGTTGCCGCTTGCGTCGATCAGCTGTGCGACCTCTTCCTGGCTGCGCACGGTCGGCAGACGCCTGGAGTGCTTCGGAAACGGGAGCGCATCGGGCAGGTAAGGCCGCCGCAGTGTCTTGACGAACAGGAAGCGCAGCGCCGCCGTCTGTCCCGCGATAGTCCGCGCCGAAAGCTTGCGGTCGCGAAACAGATGGACTTGGTACTCGCGGACGTGATCGGGTCCAAGCTGCTCGGGCGAACGATGGAAGTGCCGGGCAAACTCCTCGACCGCGTGAAGGTAAGACCGCACGGTGTTCGGAGAGTAGTTACGACGCTCGAGCTCATCGAGCATCAACTGGCGAAGATGGGTCACAGGAAAATCCTCCTTGTGACCCGAACCTAAATCCCGCCGCCAACTATCCCGCCACCAATGCAGCATCCGCCGCGCCAGCGGCTTAGTTCAAACGCCGATCGCGTCAGTTAGCTTGTTCAGCACCCATCGGCACCTTCGCGTTTTGAGAAAACCTCGGCATCCGCCGCCGTTTCTGACACTTGCACTTTTGAAGGTTACCGACCTCTGCCGAACCCCGGCAGAGGTCGTAGACAGGCACTTCCTGCTCCGATTTCGATTGACGAGAACAGGCCAAGTCGCTCCTTGAGCAGTTTGAAGCAAACCCTAGGAATAGATCGTTATTGTTCACGTGACTCCGACTGCTTGGTCCATCCTTCCAAAGCCTTTCTGGCCTCTTCGACGGCCTCGGGCTCCTCGTACATGAAGATTCGCCATTCCTCTTCATGTCTGGCAAAGACCAGTCCGCACTGGGCCATCATCTCGCAGATCAGATCGTAGATAGGCGCAAACACTTCGATGGAGTCCCAAGCAAATTCCCGTAGCCAGAGTTCATGCAGGATACGTTCAAGCCGGGTCAGTAGGTCTTTGACGGACGGTTTCTTTCGGAAGATCTCCTCGAGGTGCGGCGTGCGATCCTTCAGATTCCGTTCTATTCCGTGGACGTGGCCGAGCAGGTAACCGGCGCAGATAAAAACATCACCGAAGATTTGCTGAAGTTCGCGAAACACATCGCCGGCGCCGCGCCCTTCGCGATGTGCCTTGATCTGTTCCAATGCCGCTGCAGAGCTGTCTTCGATCGCCCGGCAGAGAATCCCTTCAAACTCCTCTACCGCTTCCGGGCGAAACATCGCCGAGGACCGGCACGCAGCATATTCGCTCCAGACATCCATCGCCTTCAAGAAGGTCTGGCGCAAACGGTTGCCGCACTCCAGCGGCTTTCCATAGCTGTCGGGAAACATCCGGTACAGATGGCTCTCGTGGTCCACATGCGCGGCTTCATGGGCGATGCAGCTCAGCGCCAACCGTTGCATTTCCGGCTCCGGAGAGAGCGTCGACAACGCCAGGCCGCGGCGCAACACGATATGGAAACGCAGGTCTCCCTCGCGGCGGACTGCTGCCGTCCGTGCCATCTCCATGACCTCCGGCTGGGGGTTCATCTCTAACGGCACTTGGCCTTGGGGAAGGTCTTGCAGCGCGCACGCAGCCGCCCGGCAATCCGAGGTGACGGTCACGCCGTCCAGCGCCTGCAACTCGATCCCGGAAAACGTGACGACGTAGAGTATTTCTTCAATGGCGATGGCGAGCGCGTCTTGTACCTCGGGTTCTTCAAAGCAGGAGAGATCGAGACTGCACCGGTCCGGCAGGGGCAGTTGCCCTCCACCTTTCGGCGCGAAGACCAGTTCGCGAATGGCGCTCATCGCGGATACCCCGCCGCTTTCGCACATGGAAATTCCATGAACACAAAGCCATGCCTCCATTGCTTACCCAAGGGCAATACAAATCCCGCCCCCGTGGAGACCGGCAAGAACCATTTCCGGGAAATATTATGCGGGATCAGCATAACTCCTCAATCGGAAGGGTGGGAAACGTCTGCGGTGCGCCCCCGCAAACAACCCTAGAACCCGTGATCGGGGAGTTGGAAAGCCGAACGAAGCACGGCTCCCGTGACCTTTAGCTTTAGGGGCCTGGACATACGTCACAGGCTCCCCGACCGCAAAGGCGTAGGGAATCTTCAGCACGCAAGGCGTGCTTACAGCTTCGTTTGGGGTTTCCACACCCCAGGACGGCGCGTCACCGTCCCGTAGTCCATCATCTGGGAAACAGCGAACTTAGGCAATATGCAGGAGCCAGACAGGCAAGCTCTTCGCATACGAACAACAAGTCAACACCAGCTTTCCTTGCCGCAATTAAGCCCACAACAGACCGAAGATCAGGGATGCGTTACCGGCGAAATCAGCCATGCAGCTTGTGAGGTCGGACTCCCGCGCTGCAAGGGCGCTTCAGACGCCAGACCATGCAGGCCACATTGCACCGTTAAGTCCGGGCGGCGCCACACCCCTCGCGGAAGTGCCGTGAAGCAAACCACGCCCCGTGTCGACGGAAGCGCAGAAAAGGGCCTGGGGTCTCATTGAGGAGCTGGCAAGTTTGCGGAAGTTGTTGCAGCACCCCATTGGTTTTCACTCCGGGTTTCAAAGGCCGCCCCCCAGTTTTGTGCCAGTTCACATCTGGATGTATCCCATGTCCGCTGACTCTGATGCGTAAAATTGAGATGCCATTCATCGATCTCAATGAAACCATCTCGCAACAATGAAACCGAGCAACTGTTCGAACGATATTCCACCCAAGTGGAGCTATTCGCGCGTGAGTTTCGCGACGAAGATCAACTCCGCCGAATTGTTGCCGACCTCTTCGGGAAAATGGGGCACTCTCGCGTTCGCATTACTCACAGCAGCGGCGAAAAGGGCAAGGACATCGTCTTCTACAGTGAAGGTCCTTTAGGAGAGCGACGCCTCTTCGCCTGTGTGGTCAAGAATCAACCAATCACCGGACGCTCCGATGACCATCGCAATGGTGCACCCTCTTTGGTGGGCGAGGTCCAGACGGTAGCGAACCAGATTCAATCTTCGTTTTCTGAACCTCTGGCGGATGGCCGTGGCAATGACGAATGGGTTGATTCGGTGTACGTCATCTGCCCTCACGAGTGCTCGATCTCCACAATAGATTCGGTAAAGACGCGACTACAAAGGAGCGGTCAGATTACTTTTATCTGCGGCTCCCAGCTAATGGGGTTATTTGTCAAGTATTGGCCAGAATTTCTTTGGTTTGAGTCGAGTATCCTAGTCTCCTATCTGAGCGCCCTCCGAAAAGGACTCGATGAAGACTATGCGCTAGCAAATCTGATCTTGAAGAATCCTTATTTAGGAGAATCGCCGGCATCCTGGGCCGACCTTTATGTTGAACCTCGATTTCATCGAGAGTTGAGGCTGTTTGGGCTTCGTCAAGATTTTAAACTGAGCCTCGACGTGCTATCTGGCCCCCAACGCCTGTCCAACGTCAAGTCGTTCAAATTTACGGCTTCCCGCATCTCCTCCGTTCTTGCGACCTCCCCAATGTGGACGGAGAATGCTGATGTCTTCGTGCAACTTGGCAAGCAGATCGGAAGCCTTGCCGATGAAATCGCAGCGCTCTGGAAAAAACGATACAAAGACTATTTTTCAAAGTTGCAAAGCGATGCCAGGCAGAGAAGGAACCGCAGTTCAGGCTTTGCCGTTTCAGGTGCATTCATAGATCCGAACAACGTCCTTCCTTCCGAACAGGAGGTAATCGTTGAACTACGCCCCCCGGAAGAGCTGCTCACGCGGGCAGACGAACTTCGTTTCGCCGTAGATAATGCCATGGATCAACTCCGGACGCAGACGTCCATTGCCGCACGTTTCGCGGACACACCGAAGCCTGATAATGCAGCCGCACTGGGAAGCGCAGACTTCCTTACATACTGTCGGGTAGCAGAAACCGCCGCACTTATACCCCAGGCGTTTTCCGAATCCGCAGTGTCGCAAATGCTTATCTTCGACGAAGCGCTACTGGAACAGTTCGCCGGATCGGTCCTGATTACCGGCGCGGCTGGATATGGAAAAACTACATTTTGCCGCTGGCATGCAATTCATGATGCCAACAGGCTAGTCCAGAAGCAGACCTCAGCTTTGCCTGTGTACCGAGCTCTTCATCCACTCTCCCGCGGTAAGCTCGGCACGTTCGAAGAGGTCTTTTTCCCTGAAGAAGAGCTCAAGAAGCTCATCCAGCAACAGTCTGCGGGGCAATCTCCATTTAGCCATATTCGGCTATACCTCGACGGGCTCGACGAGATCACATCGGTGGAGCGGCAAGATCAAATCGTGCGCCTCGCGCAACAGGCGGCGTCGCAATGGAGCTTTGTCCAGGTCATCTTGACTGCACGCGATCATGTAAATAATCCAGCGCTCTCTTGGCTTCCTCGCATTCGCCTTTCCGAATTGAATGACGATAAAATTCGTTCCTTGGCATCCCGATGGCTAGGAGAAGATGAGGTACCGTTATTCTTTCAACGCTTGCAGGAAAGCGGCAACATCACAGACCTGATGCGAATTCCGCTTCTCGCGACCTTAATCCTTGCTGTTTTTCGTAAGACAAAGTCTGTCCCTCCGAATAAGACACGGCTATACACCCTCTTTGTGGAGCTTCTTTGCGGGGGGTGGGACTTCTATAAGAACGTCCAACGCAGAAATACCGGGTTCGGCATGAGAGATAAAGAAGTAGTCTTAACCCGCTTGGCCGGAATGCTCCAACATGATCATAAGCGTGATGCCACGGAATCTGATTTCAAAGCCGCTATCAAAAATTCAATGAATGCCATTGCCCCAGAGTGGGAACAATTTTTGCAAGACACAATCGAAGATGGTCTCTTGCAGCGCATCAGTGGCATTCTCACTTACAGCCACCTTTCGTTTCAGGAGTTCCTCGCTTCGAGGGATCTTCGCGATCACATGGGCCAAAGACCCAAACAGGCCCTCGGCTGGTATCTCAAAGGCGACGACTGGTGGAAAGAAACACTCGCCTTTTACGTCACGCTCTTGGACCGACCGGGGGAGGTGGATGAATGGCTACTCAAGAGAGCTCTTGCTTCGTCAACTACCGTTCCCGACTTAGAAGATCGGGTTCAGTATCTGCGTAGAGCTATTAAATCTGCATTCCCGGCATATAACGAGACGAGCGCCTGCACTGGTCTCCTCTCTGAGCTTTCGCATAAAGCGCTAAAGTATGGAGCAGGTCGGACGCAAGACGAACCGACTTATGGACAGTGAGACGGTTGTTACTGGATGACTCACTCTAGGTATCACTCTGGTACTTCTGATCGCGATGGACGAATGCTGGCCGCGTACCCTCCAGCACGGTGATACTCAGAAGGTTCGTCGTTGGGTTCTCGATCGAACCCGTGGTGTACGTAACCTTGTTGCGATTGTTCTGTTTGTCCATCTGCGAATGAATGATCTGATCAGCGTCGCACACTACCGCCAAATTCGGGTTGTGCGTGACGACGATAACCTGACGCCGGCTTCTGGCTTCACGCAAACAGGCCACCAACATATCGTAGACCGTTTGGTTGTCCAGGTTGTCCTCCGGCTGATCGATGATGAGTGGAATATCACGGCGATCAATCAATAGGTAGAAGATCAACAGAAGGGTTCCGCGTTCACCTGGAGACAACTCATCGATGCTCTTACCGGCCCACTTGAGTTGGTATTTCGGCACGAGGTACGACAGGCCGAAGATCGCATCGAGGAGCGCGGCGGGCTCAATACCTTGTCTGAGCTGTTCGTTGAGCGGGTACGAGCTGGGCGGCGTGAAACGAAAATCACTCTCGAAGCGAGCCATCAGTTCCAAACAAAACTTTGTGACCCCAGACGATGTTTGCAGATCCGCTTGTTCGATCAGTTGCTTGAGGGTTCGCTTACCATCCTCTACACCGCAAAAGGTTCCTTTCCGCCCCTGATTCACCTTGGCCAGAATCGTTTCTTCCCACCGTGAGGCGATGATGCTTGCATCGAACTCCATCTGAAACTGGCTCTTCGCGACTTGGTGGCTCATAATGAACAACTGGACAGGGTGGTAAAGCGCCCGGTAAATACCTACTGTCGCTTCAATCTGCGCAAAGATATCTTTGACCTTCTGAGTACGCTCTGTCCGCGCCGACGCCAGTTGCGTTGGCACGTCGTTCAACTCCTGAATCTGCGCCTCTACATACGCGAGTGTGTCCCGCGCCGTCGCTTCTCCGATGATTTCTGCGCGGCGTTCGGTCCAGGCGCGCAGCGCCTCAGTGTATTTCTGGTAGGCGCCATTAGGTGCATCAAGCTGCTGCGTGAGCGCATCGATCGCATCCTTCAGCGCTTTCAATTCAGCATTTGACGAAGCAATCTTGCCGTCCTCGTCTTCGAGTTGCTTGGTCGCACTGTCGCTTGCCGTCGTTACA
Coding sequences:
- a CDS encoding NACHT domain-containing protein, yielding MKPSRNNETEQLFERYSTQVELFAREFRDEDQLRRIVADLFGKMGHSRVRITHSSGEKGKDIVFYSEGPLGERRLFACVVKNQPITGRSDDHRNGAPSLVGEVQTVANQIQSSFSEPLADGRGNDEWVDSVYVICPHECSISTIDSVKTRLQRSGQITFICGSQLMGLFVKYWPEFLWFESSILVSYLSALRKGLDEDYALANLILKNPYLGESPASWADLYVEPRFHRELRLFGLRQDFKLSLDVLSGPQRLSNVKSFKFTASRISSVLATSPMWTENADVFVQLGKQIGSLADEIAALWKKRYKDYFSKLQSDARQRRNRSSGFAVSGAFIDPNNVLPSEQEVIVELRPPEELLTRADELRFAVDNAMDQLRTQTSIAARFADTPKPDNAAALGSADFLTYCRVAETAALIPQAFSESAVSQMLIFDEALLEQFAGSVLITGAAGYGKTTFCRWHAIHDANRLVQKQTSALPVYRALHPLSRGKLGTFEEVFFPEEELKKLIQQQSAGQSPFSHIRLYLDGLDEITSVERQDQIVRLAQQAASQWSFVQVILTARDHVNNPALSWLPRIRLSELNDDKIRSLASRWLGEDEVPLFFQRLQESGNITDLMRIPLLATLILAVFRKTKSVPPNKTRLYTLFVELLCGGWDFYKNVQRRNTGFGMRDKEVVLTRLAGMLQHDHKRDATESDFKAAIKNSMNAIAPEWEQFLQDTIEDGLLQRISGILTYSHLSFQEFLASRDLRDHMGQRPKQALGWYLKGDDWWKETLAFYVTLLDRPGEVDEWLLKRALASSTTVPDLEDRVQYLRRAIKSAFPAYNETSACTGLLSELSHKALKYGAGRTQDEPTYGQ